In the genome of Desulfovibrio desulfuricans, one region contains:
- a CDS encoding MipA/OmpV family protein: MRKRILPQVAAIAIILITAFAAQAEENKGDSNRWGFNLGVGATVSTSEYRGVERLGTALPLLGYEGEWLYLRGLSGGVHLFKNENHELNAQLSYLPQHFNASWSESSAIKKLDDRYSTAMAGINYRLRTDLGVLAATLSTDALGVNNGLMGEASYSYPIRLVDMSIIPALGVQWTNANYNDYYYGVSKSEAQASGLSHYSPEGSVAPYGELTMRLGLTERWSVFVNGKALFLGDEVSNSPMVEHSNKYSLSGGFLYAF; this comes from the coding sequence ATGCGCAAAAGGATACTGCCGCAGGTCGCGGCAATAGCCATTATACTTATTACGGCCTTTGCCGCGCAGGCAGAGGAAAACAAGGGCGACAGCAACAGGTGGGGATTCAACCTCGGCGTTGGCGCGACAGTTTCCACCAGTGAATACCGGGGCGTGGAGCGGTTGGGCACAGCGTTGCCCCTGCTGGGCTATGAAGGTGAATGGCTGTATCTGCGGGGGCTGAGCGGCGGCGTGCATCTGTTCAAAAACGAGAACCACGAGCTCAATGCGCAGCTTTCGTATTTGCCGCAGCACTTCAATGCATCGTGGAGCGAAAGCTCAGCCATCAAAAAACTGGATGACAGGTATTCCACAGCCATGGCCGGCATCAACTATCGTCTGCGCACCGACCTGGGAGTGCTGGCGGCGACACTTTCGACAGACGCTCTGGGCGTAAACAACGGCTTGATGGGCGAGGCCTCGTACTCGTACCCGATCCGCCTTGTCGACATGTCGATCATTCCGGCTCTGGGCGTGCAGTGGACCAATGCAAACTATAACGACTACTACTACGGCGTAAGCAAAAGCGAGGCGCAGGCCAGCGGTCTGAGCCACTATTCGCCAGAAGGATCAGTGGCCCCATACGGAGAGCTGACCATGCGCCTGGGGCTTACTGAACGCTGGAGTGTCTTTGTGAACGGCAAGGCGCTTTTTTTGGGCGACGAGGTGAGCAACAGCCCCATGGTTGAACACAGCAACAAGTATTCGCTGAGCGGGGGCTTTTTGTACGCATTTTAA
- a CDS encoding DUF134 domain-containing protein, whose protein sequence is MPRPCHCRRVSALPKNSCFKPAGIPLHELEEVVLSLDGLEALRLADFEDLNMDEAAARMGVSRHTFGRLLRRARRGVAQALVLGQALRIEGGVCALDSDAEPEPAAPGGMLVAVPSLTPGGPDAAPCGHFGRCQLYTLARVEDGKIAEISVQPNPMHQGGDCAGPVQALLRFGVTTLLAGGMGMRPLRALQEAGIAVYYNANLPSVADCLNAFAAGRLVPFGPSHLCQGGCASER, encoded by the coding sequence ATGCCAAGACCTTGTCATTGCAGGCGTGTCAGCGCCCTGCCGAAAAACAGCTGTTTTAAACCCGCCGGTATCCCTCTGCACGAACTTGAGGAAGTGGTGCTGTCTCTGGATGGCCTGGAGGCCTTGCGACTTGCCGATTTTGAAGATTTGAACATGGATGAGGCCGCTGCCCGCATGGGAGTTTCGCGGCATACTTTTGGCAGGCTTTTGCGCCGTGCGCGGCGGGGCGTGGCCCAGGCCCTGGTGCTGGGGCAGGCCCTGCGCATTGAGGGCGGGGTTTGCGCTCTGGACTCAGACGCGGAGCCTGAGCCTGCCGCGCCGGGCGGTATGCTTGTGGCTGTGCCCAGTCTGACGCCCGGCGGCCCGGATGCCGCGCCCTGCGGGCACTTTGGCCGATGTCAGCTCTATACCCTCGCCAGGGTGGAAGACGGCAAGATTGCAGAAATCAGCGTGCAGCCCAACCCCATGCATCAGGGGGGCGACTGCGCGGGGCCGGTACAGGCCCTTTTGCGGTTTGGGGTAACCACGCTGCTGGCGGGCGGCATGGGCATGCGCCCCCTGCGGGCTTTGCAGGAGGCAGGCATAGCCGTGTACTACAATGCCAACCTGCCCAGCGTGGCAGACTGTCTCAACGCCTTTGCCGCGGGCAGGCTTGTACCTTTTGGCCCCAGTCATTTGTGTCAGGGGGGGTGCGCCTCCGAGCGGTAG
- a CDS encoding TetR/AcrR family transcriptional regulator: MRLLQAARRLFSGANYVSVGIREIGAAAGVNPALISRYFGSKRNLFLEVAALLNEEGNAALPDAPPLERTTLAMNSILSDGAQSAWVTDFRITALSALDPNVSDVMAQTYDAVREQIMAILPGEQRAARAELILAQLMGAALVVNLLRGKNSPAIDVEYMKRFYARQMAELFGDNTDRQA; the protein is encoded by the coding sequence ATGCGTTTGCTCCAGGCCGCGCGACGGCTCTTTTCCGGAGCCAATTATGTCAGCGTGGGGATTCGGGAAATTGGCGCTGCGGCAGGGGTAAACCCGGCTTTGATCAGCCGCTATTTTGGTTCAAAGCGCAATCTCTTTCTTGAGGTGGCGGCCTTGCTCAACGAGGAGGGCAACGCGGCCCTGCCCGACGCGCCGCCGCTGGAAAGGACCACCCTGGCCATGAACAGCATACTGAGCGACGGCGCACAGAGCGCCTGGGTGACGGATTTTCGCATCACGGCGCTTTCTGCGCTGGACCCCAATGTGTCCGATGTGATGGCGCAAACCTACGACGCCGTACGCGAGCAGATCATGGCCATACTGCCGGGCGAGCAGCGGGCCGCGCGGGCCGAGCTGATACTGGCGCAGCTGATGGGGGCCGCCCTGGTGGTCAACCTGCTGCGCGGCAAAAACTCGCCAGCGATTGATGTGGAATATATGAAGCGGTTTTACGCCCGCCAGATGGCGGAGCTGTTTGGGGACAATACCGACAGACAGGCGTGA
- a CDS encoding YccF domain-containing protein — protein MNSTISCLGNVIWFLCGGIVMGLVWWLYGLLCFISIVGIPWGKACFVMGSFAFFPFGKMPVARDVLTGFQDVGTGPWGTVGNIIWLVLAGVWIAMGHLISAAMCAVTIIGIPFAWQHVKLAALALCPIGKTIVPAPLADAAERAAAERGFREGRF, from the coding sequence ATGAACAGCACAATCAGCTGCCTTGGCAACGTCATCTGGTTTTTATGCGGCGGCATTGTCATGGGGCTTGTGTGGTGGCTCTACGGGCTGCTCTGCTTTATTTCCATAGTGGGCATACCCTGGGGCAAAGCCTGCTTTGTCATGGGCAGCTTTGCCTTTTTTCCTTTTGGCAAAATGCCCGTGGCGCGTGACGTGCTCACAGGCTTTCAGGATGTGGGCACCGGCCCCTGGGGCACGGTAGGCAACATAATATGGCTTGTGCTGGCTGGCGTATGGATTGCCATGGGGCATCTGATTTCCGCCGCCATGTGCGCGGTCACCATTATTGGCATTCCCTTTGCATGGCAGCATGTAAAGCTTGCGGCTCTGGCACTTTGCCCCATTGGCAAAACCATTGTGCCTGCCCCGCTTGCCGATGCCGCTGAGCGTGCCGCCGCTGAGCGCGGATTTCGCGAGGGGCGCTTTTAG